In the genome of Chryseobacterium sp. 52, the window TGAATTTCGGTTGGGAAAATGTCCACGAAATTGCAGAGCAGCTGGAACATGTACATTCACAGATCTTCTTCGATAAAATGGACGAGATCCTGGATTACCCTAAATTTGATCCTCATGGAGAGCCTATTCCGGATAAAGACGGAAATATTATTGCCCAGGACCTTCAGAAACTGAGTATCTGCGCAGTGGGAGAAACAGTAATATTTGCTTCTGTCACCGTTTCCGATGATGGTTTCTTAAGCTATTTAAATGAAAGAAAACTTCTTTTGAATACCAGGATTAAGGTAATTAAAATTGAAGATTTCGATAAATCCATGACCATAGAGATTGGAAACAACAAAGAGGTTCTAAGCAGAAAAGCTACAGAAATCATATTGGTTAAGAAATAAGACTTAAAAAACATATTCCGGTGGCAATTGATCCACTCAAAACCACCGGATTTTATTTTGCCAGTATTTTCACAACCTGATCAATCTCTTCAGAAGTATTAAAATAATGCGGGGAAAGGCGGATAGCCCGATCCAGACTCTTTAATGTAAAGTCAATCAGCGCATTACTTTTATTACTCACTGAGAAATAAATATTATTCTCTTTTAATATTTTATGAATATTTTCAATATTTCCATCCTGAGCGCAAAAAGTAACAATACTGCCTAAGTGTTTTCCTTGATCCAAAATCCTTAAACCATTGTTTTGCAACCCGGTTCGTAAGCTTGCCGCTAATTTTTTGTTATAGTTCTCAATATTCTGCAGTCCAATCCGGTTAGCATATTTTACAGCTTCTGTAAACCCTAGCATCGAACTGATGGATCTTTCCCAATGCTCAAACCTTTTAGCTGTTTTAAGCAGTTGATAATCATTAAAAGCAGTCCACTCGGCACCACTCATATCCAGAAACAGAGGAGCCATATTTTTTTCTAAAACCTTGTCCGAAACATATAAAAAACCTGTTCCTCTAGGTCCCCGCATAAACTTTCTACCTGTAGCCGTTAAAAAATCACATTTTATTTTCTCAACATCTACAGACATCTGTCCTACCGACTGACAGGCATCGACAAGATACAGTACATCATATTTACGGCAAATCTCTCCCGCTCCTTCTACATTCTGAATAAGTCCGGAATTGGTTGGGATATGTGTTACCGCCACCAGTTTTGGATTATATTTATTAATCAGAATTTCCAGATCTTCCAAATCCAGTTCATGATCGGGAAGATTTTTAACCCTGAGCACTTTAATTTCTAATTTTTTCTGAAGAGAGATAAAAGCAATCTGATTAGAAATGTAATCATCATTGGTCGTAATAATTACATCGCCATGTTTGAACCCGATACTGGATAAAGCTTTAGCATAACCATCAGTAGAACCCACTGTAAAAGCAATATTCTCCAGCTGTGTATTGATCAGTTGAGCCACTTCTTCATAAAACTTACTGATCTGCTCCATATTCATGTCAGCAGCTCCATAAGCACCGTGATGTTGTTCCAAAAGAAGATAATCTGTCATTGTTTTAGCCGTCACATCAGGCATCAATGATCCTCCTGCACTGTTCAAGAATATCTTATCTGTACAGCCTGCTGTCTCATTTCTTATAATCTCCAGGTTCATATTTTACTTATTTTGAAATCAGTTATTGATTGAATTTTACTTTTTACCCAT includes:
- a CDS encoding metal-dependent transcriptional regulator, yielding MKTTLTEENYLKALFHLVDNEGKVTINELSKFLNVKMPSVNNMMKKFADKKWVIYETYKPLVVTESGKREAALVVRKHRLTEMFLVKKMNFGWENVHEIAEQLEHVHSQIFFDKMDEILDYPKFDPHGEPIPDKDGNIIAQDLQKLSICAVGETVIFASVTVSDDGFLSYLNERKLLLNTRIKVIKIEDFDKSMTIEIGNNKEVLSRKATEIILVKK
- a CDS encoding aminotransferase class V-fold PLP-dependent enzyme; translation: MNLEIIRNETAGCTDKIFLNSAGGSLMPDVTAKTMTDYLLLEQHHGAYGAADMNMEQISKFYEEVAQLINTQLENIAFTVGSTDGYAKALSSIGFKHGDVIITTNDDYISNQIAFISLQKKLEIKVLRVKNLPDHELDLEDLEILINKYNPKLVAVTHIPTNSGLIQNVEGAGEICRKYDVLYLVDACQSVGQMSVDVEKIKCDFLTATGRKFMRGPRGTGFLYVSDKVLEKNMAPLFLDMSGAEWTAFNDYQLLKTAKRFEHWERSISSMLGFTEAVKYANRIGLQNIENYNKKLAASLRTGLQNNGLRILDQGKHLGSIVTFCAQDGNIENIHKILKENNIYFSVSNKSNALIDFTLKSLDRAIRLSPHYFNTSEEIDQVVKILAK